From a single Phacochoerus africanus isolate WHEZ1 chromosome 11, ROS_Pafr_v1, whole genome shotgun sequence genomic region:
- the DCUN1D5 gene encoding DCN1-like protein 5 isoform X1, with product MPVKKKRKSSGVAAAVAEDGNLKKCKISSYCRSQPPARLISGEEHFSSKKCLAWFYEYAGPDEVVGPEGMEKFCEDIGVEPENIIMLVLAWKLEAESMGFFTKEEWLKGMTSLQCDCTEKLQNKFDFLRSQLNDISSFKNIYRYAFDFARDKDQRSLDIDTAKSMLALLLGRTWPLFSVFYQYLEQSKYRVMNKDQWYNVLEFSRTVHADLSNYDEDGAWPVLLDEFVEWQKVRQTS from the exons ATGCCggtgaagaagaagaggaaatcctctggggtggcagctgcagtAGCGGAAGACGGAAACCTCAAAAAGTGTAAAATCTCCAG ctATTGCAGATCCCAACCCCCTGCTAGACTAATAAGTGGAGAGGAACATTTTTCAAGCAAGAAGTGCCTGGCTTGGTTTTATGAGTATGCAG gTCCTGATGAAGTTGTAGGGCCAGAAGGAATGGAAAAATTTTGTGAAGACATTGGTGTTGAAcctgaaaat attattatgttagttttagCGTGGAAATTGGAGGCTGAAAGCATGGGATTTTTTACCAAGGAAGAATGGTTAAAGGGGATGACTTCATtaca atgtgACTGCACAGAAAAGTTACAGAACAAATTTGACTTTCTGCGCTCACAGTTGAATGACATTTCTTCATTTAAGAATATCTACAGATATGCCTTTGATTTTGCAAGG gatAAAGATCAGAGAAGCCTTGATATTGATACTGCTAAGTCTATGTTAGCTCTTCTGCTTGGGAGGACATGGCCactgttttcagtattttaccAATACCTGGAG CAATCAAAGTATCGCGTTATGAACAAAGATCAGTGGTACAATGTATTAGAATTCAGCAGAACTGTCCATGCCGATCTTAGTAACTATGATGAAGATGGTGCTT